Proteins from one Muntiacus reevesi chromosome X, mMunRee1.1, whole genome shotgun sequence genomic window:
- the LOC136154482 gene encoding uncharacterized protein CXorf49 homolog, translating into MSSPDDEVSVSGAGFGSDCGERTSGLEASFTALQGPGPGPGPSPGPEPGATGSSEGEGGGGFPDPEDFESERELLEAGGPVLWGREGRTGFPADDQGDALQLADESMAAILHQMAYLNVLGISRYLSQESYAVGEVSDLWDLEERPCHRGGAAHKCGEAAQAEAGPHGVGGPKVGRAWGNPKRGTKSRLNVAVDHQWPPSENPAGLLSDPESSEEFSEIELMRVSIYPKDGGRVKLKSPEDPGNTPRRSNVQGRENLLNVPGTCLSSAPQGLISVVEKQGRQGGAEQEDISTPKKMQSVLWGKGNSLPSYPGVAVVSAATAAATGSGSRPTPRRKGVQEKKSLGSVSKPAVERTFPSWGQGILATPLEPATFPPISSIPLLGRSKKEALVPLGVKEFKHTGAGKKSVARRAQELVAAMAVSGEDNDPNRDPFPKGQVTRNQLTIPQDRKDSSSYPEASKRYLADKFQIV; encoded by the exons atgagctccccagatgatgaggTGTCTGTTTCGGGAGCGGGTTTCGGCTCAGACTGCGGGGAGCGGACCAGCGGCCTTGAGGCCAGCTTCACAGCCCTGCAGggacccggccccggccccggccccagccctggccctgagCCGGGGGCAACTGGAAGCAGCGAGGGTGAGGGCGGGGGTGGCTTCCCAGACCCTGAGGACTTTGAGTCAGAGCGGGAACTGCTGGAAGCGGGAGGGCCGGTGCTGTGGGGCCGCGAAGGCCGGACTGGCTTCCCGGCCGACGACCAGGGCGatgccctgcagctggctgacgagtcaATGGCGGCCATCCTGCATCAGATGGCCTACCTGAACGTGCTGGGCATCAGCAGATACCTGTCCCAGGAGAGCTACGCGGTCGGCGAGGTGTCTGACTTGTGGGACCTCGAGGAACGTCCTTGCCATCGAGGCGGTGCCGCCCATAAGTGTGGGGAAGCGGCACAGGCTGAGGCTGGGCCTCACGGGGTCGGCGGGCCCAAGGtgggccgggcctgggggaaccctAAAAGAGGCACTAAGAGTAGATTGAACGTGGCTGTGGACCACCAGTGGCCGCCCTCAGAAAATCCAGCTGGGCTGctgtctgaccccgagtcctctgAGGAGTTTAGTGAGATAGAGTtgatgagggtgagcatttatcccaaagaCGGAGGCCGGGTCAAGCTCAAGAGCCCTGAGGATCCTGGGAACACACCCAGACGCTCGAATGTCCAAGGCAGGGAGAATCTCCTTAACGTGCCAGGCACTTGCCTGTCCTCGGCTCCGCAAGGATTAATTTCAGTTGTGGAaaagcagggcaggcagggcggtgcagagcaggaggacatCTCTACCCCTAAGAAAATGCAGAgcgtgctctgggggaaggggaaCAGCCTGCCCAGCTACCCGGGAGTGGCAGTAGTATCAGCTGCTACAGCTGCCGCTACAGGCAGTGGGTCACGGCCCACTCCTaggaggaagggggtccaggagaagaaATCCCTTGGGAGCGTCTCCAAACCTGCCGTGGAGagaaccttcccttcctgggggcagggaatCTTGGCCACTCCCCTGGAACCGGCCACCTTCCCCCCAATCTCCAGCATCCCGCTGctcgggaggtccaagaaggaggccTTGGTCCCTTTGGGAGTCAAAGAGTTCAAGCACACCGGTGCTGGGAAGAAATCCGTGGCTAGGCGAGCCCAGGAGTTGGTGGCAGCAATGGCGGTGTCGGGAGAAGACAACGACCCAAATAGAGACCCATTCCCAAAGGGCCAA gtgaccAGGAACCAACTGACCATCCCCCAAGACCGAAAAGACAGCAGCAGCTACCCGGAAG cctccaagcggtacctggctgacaagttccagatcgtttga